The genomic window GCTGAACCCGCACGTCTACCTCGACACGGTCTTCCTGCTCGGCAGCATCGCCAGCACCCACGGCGACCTGCGCTGGGTGTTCGCGTTCGGCGCCATGACCGCGAGCGTGACGTGGTTCTTCTCCCTTGCCTACGGGGCGAGGTACCTCGGGCGATGGCTCTCGACGCCACGCGCCTGGCGGGTGCTCGACGGGCTCATCGCCGTGGTGATGGCTGCGCTCGCGGTCAGCCTCGTCCTGCCGCACTGATGGAGGTCGCGCCCCGACGCCGCGCGGGGCACGATGGAGCGATGAGACGGGTGCACGTGATCGTCCGCGGCGAAGTGCAGGGCGTCGGCTACCGGTACACGCTGCGCATGGTGGCCACGGATGCCGGGACGTCCGGATGGGTGCGCAACCGCCGCGACGGCACGGTCGAGGCCGAGATCGAGGGCACCGCGGAGCAGGTGGACGCCGTGCTCGCGTGGATGGCCGAGGGCCCTCCGGGCTCTCGGGTAGATGCCGCAGCAGTGACCGAACGCGACCCCCGGCGCTCCGCGGGGTTCGACGTCCTGCCGACCGCTTGACCAGCGTCCCGCTCCACTGTCCCCGCCACTCCCATTCCCGCTCCTGCCGCCACTCCCACACACCCCTCACCTGGCGCGGACCACGCTTTCCCGGCGCCTGCAGCGACCATTCGCGACAGGCGAGCACCCTCTCGTGAGCACCTCGCCCGGCAGACGGCCCGGAAACGACGCAGGGACCCCGCCCGAAGGCGAGGTCCCTGCGTGTGAGCGGGTGGGCTCAGAAGACGTTGACGTCCAGCGGGATGCCGGGGCCGAACGTGGTCGACACCGCACCCTTCTGGATGTAACGGCCCTTCGAGCTCGACGGCTTCAGACGCACGATCTCTTCGAGCGCGGCCTTGAAGTTCTCGTCCAGCTGCTCGGCCGAGAACGACGCCTTGCCGACGACGAAGTGCACGTTGGCGTGCTTGTCGACACGGAACTCGATCTTTCCGCCCTTGATCTCCTCCACGGCCTTGGCCGGGTTGGGGGTCACGGTGCCGGTCTTCGGGTTCGGCATGAGGCCGCGGGGACCCAGCACCTTACCGAGGCGACCGACCTGGCCCATGAGCTCGGGCGTGGAGACCGCTGCGTCGAAGTTGGTCCAGCCACCGGCGACTTTCTCGATGAGCTCGGCACCGCCGACCTCGTCCGCACCTGCGGCGATGGCGGCCTCGGCCGCCGGGCCCGTTGCGAACACGATGACGCGGGCGGTCTTGCCCGTGCCGTGGGGCAGGATGACCGTGCCACGGACCATCTGGTCCGCCTTGCGCGGGTCGACGGCGAGCTTGAGCGCGACCTCGACGGTCGAGTCGAACTTCTTCGACCCGGTCTCCTTGGCCAGCTGAACGGCCTCGGTGGACGAATAGAACTTGCCGGGCTCGATCTTCTCGGCCGCTGCGTTGTAAACCTTGGACTTAGCCATGTTCGTTATCCCCCTCAGTCCTCAACCGTGATGCCCATGGAACGGGCGGTGCCGGCGATGATCTTCGAGGCGGCCTCGATGTCGTTCGCGTTCAGGTCGGGCTGCTTGGTCTCGGCGATCTGACGCACCTGCTCCTTGGTGAGCTTGCCCACCTTGGTGGTGTGCGGGGTCTGCGATCCCTTGGCCACACCGGCGGCCTTCTTGATGAGCTCCGCGGCCGGGGGCGTCTTCAGGACGAACGTGAAGCTGCGGTCTTCGTAGACCGTGATCTCCACGGGGATGACGTTGCCGCGCTGCGACTCGGTCGCGGCGTTGTACGCCTTGCAGAACTCCATGATGTTGACGCCGTGCTGACCGAGCGCCGGACCGATCGGCGGCG from Microbacterium sp. zg-Y625 includes these protein-coding regions:
- a CDS encoding acylphosphatase, which encodes MRRVHVIVRGEVQGVGYRYTLRMVATDAGTSGWVRNRRDGTVEAEIEGTAEQVDAVLAWMAEGPPGSRVDAAAVTERDPRRSAGFDVLPTA
- the rplA gene encoding 50S ribosomal protein L1, whose amino-acid sequence is MAKSKVYNAAAEKIEPGKFYSSTEAVQLAKETGSKKFDSTVEVALKLAVDPRKADQMVRGTVILPHGTGKTARVIVFATGPAAEAAIAAGADEVGGAELIEKVAGGWTNFDAAVSTPELMGQVGRLGKVLGPRGLMPNPKTGTVTPNPAKAVEEIKGGKIEFRVDKHANVHFVVGKASFSAEQLDENFKAALEEIVRLKPSSSKGRYIQKGAVSTTFGPGIPLDVNVF
- the rplK gene encoding 50S ribosomal protein L11, which gives rise to MAPKKKVTGLIKLQIKAGAANPAPPIGPALGQHGVNIMEFCKAYNAATESQRGNVIPVEITVYEDRSFTFVLKTPPAAELIKKAAGVAKGSQTPHTTKVGKLTKEQVRQIAETKQPDLNANDIEAASKIIAGTARSMGITVED